One window of the Anaeromyxobacter dehalogenans 2CP-C genome contains the following:
- a CDS encoding tetratricopeptide repeat protein, with translation MDDAIETAAEGRTPTLAEVQGMTQELGDAIAALAEAELEAGRVETARAILEGLVVTNHEDAAAWALLASAHRRLGQPLAARFCAEVAVRLAPADPWIRLARAEALLADPAGREAARGELAALVADGEVGGRARALRAALGE, from the coding sequence ATGGACGACGCGATCGAGACGGCGGCCGAGGGACGCACGCCCACGCTGGCCGAGGTGCAGGGGATGACCCAGGAGCTGGGCGACGCCATCGCCGCGCTGGCGGAGGCGGAGCTGGAGGCGGGGAGGGTGGAGACCGCCCGGGCCATCCTGGAGGGGTTGGTGGTGACGAACCACGAGGACGCGGCGGCGTGGGCGCTGCTCGCCTCGGCGCACCGCCGGCTGGGGCAGCCGCTCGCGGCCCGCTTCTGCGCCGAGGTGGCCGTGCGGCTCGCCCCGGCCGATCCGTGGATCCGGCTGGCGCGGGCGGAGGCCTTGCTGGCCGACCCGGCCGGCCGGGAGGCGGCGCGCGGCGAGCTCGCGGCGCTGGTCGCGGACGGGGAGGTCGGAGGCCGTGCGCGCGCGCTCCGCGCCGCGCTCGGAGAGTGA
- a CDS encoding cold-shock protein yields the protein MALGTVKWFNDAKGYGFISQEGGEDVFVHHTAIQMDGFRTLKEGERVEFDVTQGPKGLQAANVRRP from the coding sequence ATGGCACTTGGTACCGTGAAGTGGTTCAACGACGCGAAGGGTTACGGTTTCATCTCCCAGGAGGGCGGGGAGGACGTCTTCGTTCACCACACGGCCATCCAGATGGATGGCTTCCGCACCCTGAAGGAGGGCGAGCGGGTGGAGTTCGACGTCACCCAGGGCCCGAAGGGACTTCAGGCGGCGAACGTTCGCCGTCCGTAG
- the infA gene encoding translation initiation factor IF-1 codes for MSEKEAGIEVQGTVEEALAGGMYRVKVDQGPVVLAYASGKMKKFHIRIIPGDRVKLELSPYDLSRGRITYRDK; via the coding sequence ATGAGCGAGAAGGAAGCCGGCATCGAGGTACAGGGCACCGTCGAGGAGGCGCTCGCCGGGGGCATGTACCGGGTCAAGGTGGACCAGGGCCCCGTGGTCCTCGCATACGCGTCGGGCAAGATGAAGAAGTTCCACATCCGCATCATCCCCGGCGACCGCGTGAAGCTCGAGCTGTCACCGTACGACCTCAGCCGCGGCCGCATCACCTACCGCGACAAGTGA
- a CDS encoding heparan-alpha-glucosaminide N-acetyltransferase domain-containing protein translates to MTPPRRKLWLDWQRGLAVLFMVEVHVLDAWLASSAAHGHGFGALRMLGGLAAPAFLYMAGLSQSLGDAALERKGVAPGARRSAALRRALWLLGVAYGFRAVEYLLGYAPALWHGWWDSAFAGLADVLKVDILNVIAVGLGLSALLTIGVPRRLGPALAALAAIAVVLATPGVAGTAHAPSRVLDYVYIASADLGRRGNFHLLNWVAFLLAGAALAPLARGPDRPLLWLALGAALLGAGLGLDARAPLRGDAFWRASPAWFAMRLGACVALTGLTQLIPLAAERALRWLTVLGRQSLVGYIASVELTYGGVARPLRGRLSFPATIAGIVAMVGVTWAISIGWERLQARRRARPRPAAPATA, encoded by the coding sequence GTGACCCCTCCCAGACGCAAGCTCTGGCTCGACTGGCAGCGCGGCCTCGCCGTGCTGTTCATGGTCGAGGTGCACGTGCTCGACGCGTGGCTCGCCTCCTCCGCGGCGCACGGCCACGGCTTCGGCGCGCTGCGCATGCTCGGCGGCCTCGCGGCACCGGCCTTCCTCTACATGGCCGGCCTCTCGCAGTCGCTCGGCGACGCCGCGCTGGAGCGCAAGGGCGTCGCGCCGGGCGCGCGCCGGTCGGCCGCGCTGCGCCGGGCGCTCTGGCTGCTCGGCGTCGCCTACGGCTTCCGCGCGGTGGAGTACCTGCTCGGCTACGCGCCCGCGCTCTGGCACGGGTGGTGGGACTCGGCCTTCGCCGGCCTCGCCGACGTGCTGAAGGTGGACATCCTCAACGTCATCGCCGTCGGCCTGGGGCTGTCGGCGCTGCTCACCATCGGCGTGCCGCGCCGGCTCGGGCCCGCGCTCGCGGCGCTGGCGGCGATCGCGGTGGTGCTCGCCACGCCGGGCGTGGCGGGGACGGCGCACGCGCCCAGCCGCGTGCTCGACTACGTCTACATCGCGTCCGCCGACCTCGGCCGGCGCGGGAACTTCCACCTGCTCAACTGGGTCGCCTTCCTGCTCGCCGGCGCGGCCCTCGCGCCGCTGGCGCGCGGCCCGGACCGCCCGCTCCTGTGGCTCGCCCTCGGGGCGGCGCTCCTGGGGGCGGGGCTCGGGCTCGACGCGCGCGCGCCGCTGCGCGGCGACGCGTTCTGGCGCGCCTCGCCGGCCTGGTTCGCGATGCGGCTCGGCGCCTGCGTCGCGCTCACCGGGCTCACCCAGCTCATCCCGCTCGCGGCGGAGCGGGCGCTGCGCTGGCTCACCGTGCTCGGGCGGCAGTCGCTCGTCGGGTACATCGCCTCGGTCGAGCTGACCTACGGCGGCGTGGCGCGGCCGCTGCGCGGCCGGCTCTCCTTCCCGGCGACCATCGCGGGGATCGTCGCGATGGTGGGCGTCACCTGGGCGATCTCGATCGGCTGGGAGCGGCTGCAAGCCCGCCGCCGCGCCCGCCCGCGGCCCGCCGCGCCCGCGACCGCGTAG
- a CDS encoding transglycosylase domain-containing protein, whose translation MRPLWRAAASGALALACLYGVALVALSRPAAEAALRRRILAGLRASVGDVTLGPDVHVSPLLRVSFGPLAIAGARPGAPPVLRVERVEARPRLLALLAGRAELASVRLAGVRVEAGRSGRSLLELGERLRGAPARRAAAPARAPAVPAPEPAQDADEAPWPSVQVRELVVAFAVHGRYVELGPLDARLARDRGDGDERLRADLRLPGGATASVDARREPSGWRVTLGVRHLGPAAIPEALGAEAVSLRDGTLSLDATLDAPPDLSRFGGRAVLAVEGATVAGDRIGAEPLGPISATAEGDVAWQGAERRVSLSGGRVVLFGAIPAAVSGQARLGPGLPFELSVRLERLDFAAAVAALPPALGLPPEAPRPAGTLDAHVDLAGPLLAPAAWTLDAGLDLSRMREAARRAPPVALRAPFVHRPEVERGTPPEILVGPRNPDFVPLSSLPPHVIRAVTASEDAGFYGHSGFEFEELRNAFAAAAERGRLVRGGSTISQQLAKNLFLSREKTLARKVREAALTVALEATVPKARLLEIYLNVAEWGPGLWGIGPAARHWFGVPAAELTPRQAAFLATVIPNPVRFHFMWARGAPTQAWDQRVDDLLLKMAAQQVLDPDTLDAALVEPLAFARPGAAVGPGATPAP comes from the coding sequence TTGCGCCCCCTCTGGCGCGCCGCGGCCTCGGGCGCGCTGGCGCTGGCGTGCCTGTACGGGGTGGCGCTGGTGGCGCTCTCGCGCCCCGCCGCGGAGGCCGCGCTCCGCCGCAGGATCCTGGCCGGCCTGCGCGCGTCGGTGGGCGACGTCACGCTCGGCCCCGACGTCCACGTCTCGCCGCTGCTCCGCGTCTCCTTCGGCCCGCTCGCGATCGCGGGCGCGCGGCCGGGGGCTCCGCCGGTGCTGCGCGTCGAGCGCGTCGAGGCCCGGCCGCGGCTCCTCGCGCTCCTGGCCGGCCGCGCCGAGCTCGCCTCGGTGCGGCTGGCCGGGGTGCGCGTCGAGGCGGGCCGCTCCGGACGATCGCTGCTGGAGCTGGGCGAGCGCCTGCGCGGAGCCCCCGCGCGCCGCGCCGCCGCGCCGGCCCGCGCCCCGGCCGTCCCCGCCCCCGAGCCGGCGCAGGACGCGGACGAGGCCCCGTGGCCGTCGGTGCAGGTGCGCGAGCTGGTGGTCGCCTTCGCGGTCCACGGCCGGTACGTGGAGCTGGGCCCGCTCGACGCGCGGCTCGCGCGCGACCGCGGCGACGGCGACGAGCGCCTCCGCGCCGACCTGCGCCTCCCCGGCGGCGCGACCGCCTCGGTGGACGCGCGGCGCGAGCCCTCCGGCTGGCGCGTCACGCTGGGCGTGCGCCACCTCGGGCCCGCCGCCATCCCCGAGGCCCTGGGCGCGGAGGCGGTGTCGCTGCGCGACGGCACGCTCTCGCTCGACGCGACGCTGGACGCCCCGCCGGATCTGTCCCGGTTCGGCGGGCGCGCGGTGCTCGCGGTGGAGGGGGCCACGGTGGCCGGCGACCGGATCGGCGCCGAGCCGCTCGGGCCGATCTCCGCCACCGCCGAGGGCGACGTCGCCTGGCAGGGCGCGGAGCGGCGCGTGTCGCTCTCCGGGGGCCGCGTGGTGCTCTTCGGCGCCATCCCCGCCGCCGTCTCCGGCCAGGCGCGGCTCGGCCCCGGCCTCCCCTTCGAGCTCTCGGTGCGGCTCGAGCGGCTCGACTTCGCCGCGGCGGTCGCCGCGCTGCCGCCGGCCCTGGGCCTGCCGCCGGAGGCGCCGCGGCCCGCCGGCACCCTCGACGCGCACGTGGACCTGGCCGGCCCGCTGCTCGCGCCGGCCGCCTGGACGCTGGACGCCGGGCTCGACCTGTCGCGCATGCGCGAGGCGGCCCGGCGCGCGCCGCCGGTGGCGCTCCGCGCGCCGTTCGTGCACCGCCCCGAGGTCGAGCGCGGCACGCCGCCCGAGATCCTGGTGGGCCCGCGCAACCCCGACTTCGTCCCGCTCTCCAGCCTGCCGCCGCACGTGATCCGGGCGGTGACCGCCAGCGAGGACGCCGGGTTCTACGGCCACTCCGGCTTCGAGTTCGAGGAGCTGCGCAACGCGTTCGCCGCGGCCGCCGAGCGCGGGCGGCTGGTGCGCGGCGGGTCCACCATCTCGCAGCAGCTCGCGAAGAACCTGTTCCTCTCGCGCGAGAAGACGCTGGCGCGGAAGGTGCGGGAGGCGGCGCTCACGGTGGCGCTCGAGGCCACGGTGCCCAAGGCGCGCCTCCTCGAGATCTACCTGAACGTGGCCGAGTGGGGCCCCGGGCTGTGGGGCATCGGGCCCGCCGCGCGCCACTGGTTCGGCGTGCCCGCCGCCGAGCTCACGCCGCGCCAGGCCGCGTTCCTCGCCACCGTGATCCCGAACCCGGTGCGCTTCCACTTCATGTGGGCCCGCGGCGCGCCGACGCAGGCCTGGGACCAGCGCGTGGACGACCTGCTGCTGAAGATGGCCGCGCAGCAGGTGCTCGACCCGGACACGCTCGACGCCGCGCTGGTGGAGCCGCTCGCGTTCGCGCGCCCGGGCGCGGCGGTCGGCCCGGGCGCGACGCCGGCGCCGTAG
- a CDS encoding TonB family protein, which translates to MAFLGPSLRRRKVDERPGSRTTAAILLSLALNALILLILGRIGAFDIGKPAAVRPVALAPLTADQWAANRAIVGGQPPPAAAPRPAELPKIPPPPPPPEERRAHGQIVDVAPSKDSRPPKDSRFLSDRDNTVEKESRSRFAGTQAFENTLPAPSDGLKRKAPPPPPEAGENGQAARSTPGKEGPAAPRGTGAEKLVVPEQRAQERLAVAPRPDEPGAGDVPVAPRADQQRLNGGGPALQVPGGAGAQGGGRKSGIDRRLLPDPQNLARIAGGPSPDRLEGVDEGDATALNTRSFKYATFINRVGMAIYREWDPNRAYQARDPDGKVYPARDRTTSIELVLDGDGTIRFVKLLDSSGLDFLDQEVVRAARAAGPFPNPPAGLVDASGQIHLALAYTLEMRRASRVQVLMPSLPSQRPYPE; encoded by the coding sequence ATGGCGTTCCTGGGCCCCAGCCTGCGACGGAGGAAGGTGGACGAGCGGCCGGGTAGCCGGACGACCGCCGCCATCCTGCTGTCGCTCGCGCTCAACGCCTTGATCTTGCTGATCCTCGGCCGCATCGGCGCGTTCGACATCGGCAAGCCGGCCGCGGTCCGCCCCGTCGCGCTCGCGCCGCTCACGGCCGACCAGTGGGCGGCCAACCGGGCCATCGTGGGCGGCCAGCCCCCGCCCGCCGCCGCCCCGCGGCCGGCGGAGCTCCCGAAGATCCCGCCGCCCCCGCCGCCGCCGGAGGAGCGCCGGGCGCACGGGCAGATCGTGGACGTGGCGCCGTCGAAGGACTCGCGCCCGCCGAAGGACTCCCGCTTCCTCTCCGATCGCGACAACACCGTCGAGAAGGAGTCGCGCTCGCGGTTCGCGGGGACGCAGGCGTTCGAGAACACGCTGCCGGCGCCGTCCGACGGCCTGAAGCGCAAGGCGCCGCCGCCGCCGCCGGAGGCCGGGGAGAACGGCCAGGCGGCGAGGAGCACGCCGGGCAAGGAGGGGCCGGCGGCGCCGCGCGGCACGGGCGCCGAGAAGCTGGTCGTCCCGGAGCAGCGGGCGCAGGAGCGGCTGGCGGTCGCGCCGAGGCCGGACGAGCCCGGCGCCGGCGACGTCCCGGTCGCGCCGCGCGCCGACCAGCAGCGGCTGAACGGCGGCGGCCCCGCGCTGCAGGTGCCCGGCGGCGCCGGCGCGCAGGGCGGCGGCCGCAAGTCCGGCATCGACCGGCGGCTCCTGCCGGATCCGCAGAACCTCGCCCGCATCGCCGGCGGCCCCAGCCCGGACCGGCTCGAGGGCGTGGACGAGGGCGACGCCACCGCGCTCAACACCCGCTCGTTCAAGTACGCCACCTTCATCAACCGCGTGGGCATGGCCATCTACCGCGAGTGGGATCCGAACCGGGCGTACCAGGCGCGGGATCCCGACGGGAAGGTCTACCCGGCGCGCGACCGCACCACGTCGATCGAGCTGGTGCTCGACGGCGACGGCACGATCCGGTTCGTGAAGCTGCTCGACTCGAGCGGCCTCGACTTCCTCGACCAGGAGGTGGTCCGGGCGGCGCGGGCCGCCGGGCCGTTCCCGAACCCGCCGGCGGGGCTGGTGGACGCGAGCGGGCAGATCCACCTCGCGCTGGCCTACACGCTGGAGATGCGGCGGGCCTCGCGCGTGCAAGTGCTCATGCCCTCGCTGCCGTCGCAGCGGCCGTACCCGGAGTGA
- a CDS encoding methylglyoxal synthase, which yields MPQVQRVPMRAVKNVVLIAHDSRKQDLLDWVKYNRPVLREHRLFATGTTGGLVQAQTDLPVTRFKSGPLGGDQQVGAKIAEGELDVLVFFWDPLEPQPHDPDVKALLRIAVLYNIPTACNRATADFLVASSLFHGEYERIVEDHAAKRQAWLAGQGRR from the coding sequence ATGCCGCAGGTGCAGCGCGTCCCGATGCGCGCGGTCAAGAACGTGGTCCTCATCGCGCACGACAGCCGCAAGCAGGACCTGCTGGACTGGGTGAAGTACAACCGGCCCGTGCTGCGCGAGCACCGCCTGTTCGCGACCGGCACCACCGGCGGGCTGGTGCAGGCGCAGACCGACCTCCCGGTGACCCGCTTCAAGAGCGGCCCGCTCGGCGGCGACCAGCAGGTCGGCGCGAAGATCGCCGAGGGCGAGCTGGACGTGCTGGTGTTCTTCTGGGATCCGCTCGAGCCGCAGCCGCACGATCCCGACGTGAAGGCGCTGCTCAGGATCGCGGTGCTCTACAACATCCCCACCGCGTGCAACCGCGCCACCGCCGACTTCCTGGTGGCGTCGTCGCTCTTCCACGGAGAGTACGAGCGCATCGTGGAGGACCACGCCGCGAAGCGGCAGGCCTGGCTGGCCGGGCAGGGCCGCCGCTAG
- the gcvPB gene encoding aminomethyl-transferring glycine dehydrogenase subunit GcvPB → MANPTGWKPSMEQDANGGGAAAEAPGLGGAVRGLAYEEPLVFEHGSRGRCGVSLPPPPADFDASDLPAALVRPAVDGLPELSELEVVRHFTRLSSWNHGIDTGFYPLGSCTMKYNPKSSEALARLPGFADLHPLAPAELAQGALELMYRLERALSEIAGFDATTLAPAAGAQGELTGLMLIRAYHQARGNPRKKVLIPDTAHGTNPASSALNGYAVVQLASGPDGRLHPETVRAAMDEDVAAIMITNPNTLGVFESHIAEIAAIVHAKGGLVYGDGANMNALLGVARPGDMGFDVMQYNLHKTFATPHGGGGPGSGPVAVKAALVPYLPLPMVVKEGERYRLVTEARERPATIGKLREFWGNFGMFVRAWALIREYGPEGVRATAELAVLNANYVRKQLEGTYHLPYATDSLHEVVFDDAQQKDSGVTTMDVAKRLIDHGFHPPTIYFPLVVHGALMIEPTETESRETLDAFVAAMKAIAEEAKVDPEAVRAAPTRPVRARLDETRAARKPVLRWQPGMNVE, encoded by the coding sequence ATGGCGAACCCGACTGGCTGGAAGCCCAGCATGGAGCAGGACGCGAACGGGGGCGGCGCCGCGGCCGAGGCCCCGGGCCTGGGCGGCGCGGTGCGCGGCCTCGCGTACGAGGAGCCGCTCGTGTTCGAGCACGGCTCGCGCGGGCGCTGCGGCGTCTCGCTGCCCCCGCCCCCCGCCGACTTCGACGCGAGCGACCTCCCCGCCGCGCTGGTGCGCCCGGCGGTGGACGGGCTGCCGGAGCTGTCCGAGCTGGAGGTGGTCCGGCACTTCACCCGGCTCTCCTCCTGGAACCACGGCATCGACACCGGGTTCTACCCGCTCGGCTCCTGCACCATGAAGTACAACCCGAAGTCGAGCGAGGCGCTGGCGCGCCTGCCCGGCTTCGCCGACCTCCACCCGCTCGCCCCGGCCGAGCTGGCGCAGGGCGCGCTCGAGCTCATGTACCGGCTGGAGCGGGCGCTCTCCGAGATCGCCGGGTTCGACGCCACCACGCTGGCCCCGGCCGCGGGCGCGCAGGGCGAGCTGACCGGCCTCATGCTCATCCGCGCGTACCACCAGGCGCGCGGCAACCCGCGCAAGAAGGTCCTCATCCCCGACACCGCGCACGGCACCAACCCGGCCTCGTCGGCGCTGAACGGCTACGCGGTGGTGCAGCTCGCCTCCGGCCCCGACGGCCGCCTCCACCCGGAGACCGTCCGCGCGGCCATGGACGAGGACGTCGCGGCCATCATGATCACGAACCCGAACACGCTGGGCGTGTTCGAGTCGCACATCGCCGAGATCGCCGCGATCGTCCACGCCAAGGGCGGCCTGGTGTACGGCGACGGCGCGAACATGAACGCGCTGCTCGGCGTGGCGCGGCCCGGCGACATGGGCTTCGACGTCATGCAGTACAACCTGCACAAGACGTTCGCGACGCCGCACGGCGGCGGCGGCCCGGGCTCCGGCCCGGTGGCGGTGAAGGCGGCGCTGGTCCCGTACCTGCCGCTGCCGATGGTGGTGAAGGAGGGCGAGCGCTACCGCCTGGTCACCGAGGCGCGCGAGCGGCCCGCGACCATCGGCAAGCTGCGCGAGTTCTGGGGCAACTTCGGCATGTTCGTGCGCGCCTGGGCGCTCATCCGCGAGTACGGGCCGGAGGGCGTGCGCGCCACCGCCGAGCTGGCGGTGCTGAACGCGAACTACGTGCGCAAGCAGCTGGAGGGCACCTACCACCTGCCCTACGCCACCGACTCGCTCCACGAGGTGGTGTTCGACGACGCCCAGCAGAAGGACTCGGGCGTCACGACCATGGACGTGGCGAAGCGCCTCATCGACCACGGGTTCCACCCGCCCACCATCTACTTCCCGCTGGTGGTGCACGGCGCGCTCATGATCGAGCCGACCGAGACCGAGTCGCGCGAGACGCTGGACGCGTTCGTCGCCGCCATGAAGGCCATCGCGGAGGAGGCGAAGGTGGACCCGGAGGCGGTGCGCGCCGCGCCCACCCGGCCCGTTCGCGCACGCCTGGACGAGACGCGCGCGGCGCGCAAGCCCGTGCTGCGCTGGCAGCCGGGCATGAACGTCGAGTAG
- the gcvPA gene encoding aminomethyl-transferring glycine dehydrogenase subunit GcvPA, which produces MRYHPHTPDDVRAMLDVVGAERVDDLFRSIPQALRLDRPLDLPPAADEIALFSELRRLAARNETAHPPFVGAGCYPHHVPPVVDQLLLRGEFFTAYTPYQPEISQGTLQALFEWQTFVCLLTGMDVSNASMYDGATATAEAALMAGRITGRDKVVVSAALHPEYRKVLATYLRSTGDEIVTVPFGADGRTDLAALQQAVDGRTACVILGYPNFLGVVDALPEAAAIARKAGALTVSATAEAVSLGLLQAPGALGADVAVGTFQSFGNPMSFGGPAPGFFATREKHVRQMPGRVAGATVDKQGRRGFVLTLSTREQHIRREKATSNICTNSGLCALASTVHLSLLGKRGLAELARLNHGRARMLRDAMERAGCRPVFSGPFFNEQVFDVGDAEAVVAKLAKRGIVAGAPLARWFPDAPSAKGALLCAATELHGPELIQLFAGAVRS; this is translated from the coding sequence TTGCGATACCACCCGCACACCCCGGACGACGTCCGCGCCATGCTCGACGTCGTCGGCGCGGAGCGCGTCGACGACCTGTTCCGCTCGATCCCGCAGGCGCTCCGGCTCGACCGCCCGCTCGACCTGCCGCCCGCGGCGGACGAGATCGCGCTCTTCTCCGAGCTGCGGCGGCTGGCGGCGCGCAACGAGACGGCCCACCCGCCGTTCGTGGGCGCCGGCTGCTACCCGCACCACGTGCCGCCGGTGGTGGACCAGCTCCTGCTCCGCGGCGAGTTCTTCACCGCGTACACGCCCTACCAGCCGGAGATCTCGCAGGGCACGCTGCAGGCGCTGTTCGAGTGGCAGACGTTCGTGTGCCTGCTGACCGGCATGGACGTCTCGAACGCGTCCATGTACGACGGCGCGACCGCCACGGCCGAGGCCGCGCTCATGGCCGGCCGGATCACCGGGCGCGACAAGGTGGTGGTCTCCGCCGCGCTCCACCCCGAGTACCGCAAGGTGCTCGCCACCTACCTGCGCTCGACCGGCGACGAGATCGTCACGGTGCCGTTCGGCGCGGACGGCCGCACCGACCTCGCCGCGCTGCAGCAGGCGGTGGACGGCCGGACCGCCTGCGTCATCCTCGGCTACCCGAACTTCCTCGGCGTGGTGGACGCGCTGCCCGAGGCGGCCGCCATCGCCCGCAAGGCCGGCGCGCTCACCGTCTCGGCGACCGCCGAGGCGGTCTCGCTGGGCCTGCTCCAGGCGCCCGGCGCGCTCGGCGCCGACGTCGCGGTGGGCACGTTCCAGAGCTTCGGCAACCCCATGTCGTTCGGCGGCCCGGCGCCGGGCTTCTTCGCCACCCGCGAGAAGCACGTGCGCCAGATGCCCGGCCGCGTGGCCGGGGCGACGGTGGACAAGCAGGGGCGGCGCGGCTTCGTGCTCACGCTCTCCACGCGCGAGCAGCACATCCGCCGCGAGAAGGCGACGTCCAACATCTGCACCAACTCCGGCCTGTGCGCGCTGGCCTCCACCGTCCACCTGTCGCTGCTCGGCAAGCGCGGCCTGGCCGAGCTGGCCCGCCTCAACCACGGGCGCGCCCGCATGCTGCGCGACGCGATGGAGCGGGCCGGCTGCCGCCCGGTGTTCTCCGGGCCGTTCTTCAACGAGCAGGTGTTCGACGTGGGCGACGCCGAGGCGGTGGTGGCGAAGCTCGCCAAGCGCGGCATCGTGGCCGGCGCGCCGCTGGCGCGCTGGTTCCCGGACGCGCCGAGCGCGAAGGGCGCCCTGCTCTGCGCGGCGACGGAGCTGCACGGCCCCGAGCTCATCCAGCTCTTCGCGGGCGCGGTGAGGAGCTGA
- the gcvH gene encoding glycine cleavage system protein GcvH, translated as MEIPEDLRYTREHEWARRKGSAIVVGITDFAQEQLGDVVYVELPDVGDPVKKGESFGVVESTKAVSELFAPISGKVIEVNDPLSDAPETINEDPYEEGWMITIEPSDPKDLETLMDAAAYKAFVEEQE; from the coding sequence ATGGAAATCCCCGAGGACCTCAGGTACACGCGCGAGCACGAGTGGGCGCGCCGCAAGGGCAGCGCGATCGTGGTCGGCATCACCGACTTCGCCCAGGAGCAGCTCGGCGACGTCGTCTACGTCGAGCTGCCGGACGTGGGCGACCCGGTCAAGAAGGGCGAGTCGTTCGGCGTGGTCGAGTCCACCAAGGCCGTGTCCGAGCTGTTCGCCCCGATCTCCGGCAAGGTGATCGAGGTGAACGACCCGCTCTCCGACGCCCCCGAGACCATCAACGAGGATCCGTACGAGGAGGGCTGGATGATCACCATCGAGCCGTCCGATCCCAAGGACCTCGAGACGCTCATGGACGCCGCCGCCTACAAGGCGTTCGTCGAGGAGCAGGAGTAG